Genomic DNA from Lactuca sativa cultivar Salinas chromosome 8, Lsat_Salinas_v11, whole genome shotgun sequence:
AACAGTAAACAAATTGATATCCATCTTCACGCAGAAACAACCCTTATCTTTGGTATCCACAACAGAGCTAACCACCTTTGGATCGAAGCTGACGACTGATGTTGTTGAAACTGCACTAAAAAGCTTCAAGAACTGGAAAACGGCGCTTAGATTCTTCAACTGGGCATCAACTCAAAATGGGTATCACCACAGCTGTTATACTTATAATGCCATGGCTTCTATCCTATCAGGTGCTCGACAAAATGCCGCAATGAAGGAACTGTCTATCAACTTGATAAAATCAAAGTGCTACATGAGCGCAGGTGCGCTAGGGTTTTTTGTTAGGTGTTTAGGAGGCCTAGGGATGGTTAACGAGGCTAATGAGTTGTTCGATCAAGTTAAGGAATTGGGTTGTGTTCCAAATAATTATAGCTATAATTCACTATTGGAAGCTATTTCCAAATCAGGGTCTGTAGATTTAATGGCTATGAGAATGAATGAGATGAAGGATAATGGATGGAAGCCTGATAAGTATACCTTGACATCTGTGATTCAGTGTTATTGTAAAGCAGGCAAGTTTGAACAAGCTTTTGAAGTGTTTCAGCAGATTGATGAACTTAATTGGGTAGATTCTTACATTTTCACAATCTTGATAATCTCATTGAGCAAAGGGGGTGAGGTGGATAAAGCAATCTACTTGATTAACAAGATGGATGATTTCAAGATAATCTTGAACGAGAAAACCTTTTATGTTTTGATTCATGGGTTTGTAAAAGAAGGCAAAGTAGATTATGCTCTTACCCTGTTCAAAAAGATGCAAACTTTAGGTTTTGTCCCTGAAATTTCACTCTATGCTGTACTCATTGAAGGACTTTGCAAAAGGGAAGAGCTTACAAAAGCTTTACAATTGTATTCTCAGTTGAGTAAAATGGGTATTCATCCGGATGTTAATCTACTCAAAGCTTTAGTATCTTCTTTATCTGATGAGAAAGAAATGATGTCCTTACTCAAAGAGGCAAAAGACTATCTCAACAAGACATCCATGACTACATTATGTAATGCTGCCTTTATTACTCTGGTTAAAAGTGGCTCGATTGATAAAGCATATCATCTCATTCGATCAATaatgaaggattatgatcatgttCCCTTAGATGCCTCTTCTTTTGAAATTGTTATTGATGGTTTGATCCGTAAAGGTAACTTGGATGTTGCCCTAGATCTCTTCAATGAAATGGATCAAATTGAGTGTAAACGAAGTTTGCTACTTTACAATAACATGATTGATGCTTTAAGCAATGAAAAGAAAGTGGAAAAATGTCATGAGCTTCTGAAAGAGATGAAGGATTCTGGATTCCCACCATCACAATTCACACACAACTCTATATTTGGATACTACTGTAAAGTTGCTGATGTGGCAGGTGCCATAGACATGTTACATGAGATGCATACTCATGGGCACCAACCATGGATTAAACATTACACCTTGCTTGTGAAACAACTCTCAAGAATTTCCAAAGTGGCTGAAGCATCTAACTTTTTAACAATCATGGTGGATAAAGGTTTTTTACCTGACATGATTGTGTATTCTGCTGTGATTGATGGTTGGTTAAAGATTGGAGAAGTGGATTATGCTTTGAAGATGTTCAAGGGTATTTCGGGTAATAAACATTGTCCTGATGTAGTTACATATAACACCATCATAAACGGTCTTTGCAAGGCCAAAAAGGTATCAGAAGCTAATGATATATATCAAgaaatgatacaaaagtgtctTATTCCATCTGTTGTGACATACAATCTACTGATAGATGCTTACTTTAAAAATGGTGACATTGATCAGGCGATTGGGTTCTTTAAAATGATGAGTCAAAAAGGAAGGAACCCTAATGTTGTTACTTACACTTGTTTAATTGATGGATTGTGTAATGTTGGAAGATCAGATGAAGCTTTGGTGATTTGGAATGAAATGTGTAGTTGTACTTCACCAAACAAGATTGCTTATATGGCTCTTGTTAATGGACTCTGTAAATGCAGGAAGCCAGATGAAGGTTTGATTTATTTTGAGGAGATGAAGGAAAAGGATATGAATGTGGATAGTTATGTGTATGTTGCATTGATTGAAGCTTTTGTTTCTGTATCAAATGCAGCCATGGGTGTTTGTGTTTTGAGAAAGATGATTGGGGATGAAAGGGTTCCtgatttgtttgataaaaactGTGGAATTTTGAGGGAGGTTGTTGTGAAATTGTTGGATGATGAATTGGTTTGTGAAGAAATTAGAAGATTAATTGAAGATGGTAGTGTTCCAATTCATTTGGTACAAACATGAGAGGTGTAGTTTTAGGGTACTATAGCATATGCATATATACACTGGTTGTAACATTCCGATTTTAAAGATTTTTGTAAAAGGGGAATTATTAGGTggaatcatatttctttatgtgAAATATAATTTGGGAGTTGAACATTATATGAAAATTATGTGTTTAGATGAAAATAGAGATTCATAGTTGAAATTTGCTGTCAAGAATCAAAGTTGTGGAGCTCGCTAAATACGCCAACTTTTATGAAGAAGCACATCGTTTAAGCGTAAAATCGATTAGGATCAAGTAATATGAAGTTTTTAGATTATTGTATTTCTATTAATttgttttataatataaaaaatagtttttttttttcataaacctcaaatgatttttaatatataactatatactatacctataataatctactataataaatgaaaataattttgccacatATCAATTTttaatgagttttgacacttgtcattttgtgataacttttaaataaataatatccacatgtctatttatggttttttctattttttaaaattaaaaagccacatTTTTCTCTCTTCTAATAAAAGAATCATAAACTTGCCACGTgtcatttttctataattttaaattttttcttttattctcAAAAATGACACATGTCtttttttattaatgattttacatttaaatttaaatcttCTTCTAAATCCCTTAAAATTAGTATTATTGATAAAGATTTTGAAATTCAAAATGTTTGGTAATCAattatatgaaataatcaattataaataatcttttatttcatttattttattacaattattatttATCTTACTTTAATTTATCAACCGTATATCATACGAGCTATAAACTTGTCAATTAATAGTAGAGTTGTACACGAA
This window encodes:
- the LOC111884807 gene encoding putative pentatricopeptide repeat-containing protein At5g08310, mitochondrial, giving the protein MTIANVVFKPQNPFLIHLIQIFPLSHTLPHFLLPLYSITRQTNRSHYSSLPSDNLETVNKLISIFTQKQPLSLVSTTELTTFGSKLTTDVVETALKSFKNWKTALRFFNWASTQNGYHHSCYTYNAMASILSGARQNAAMKELSINLIKSKCYMSAGALGFFVRCLGGLGMVNEANELFDQVKELGCVPNNYSYNSLLEAISKSGSVDLMAMRMNEMKDNGWKPDKYTLTSVIQCYCKAGKFEQAFEVFQQIDELNWVDSYIFTILIISLSKGGEVDKAIYLINKMDDFKIILNEKTFYVLIHGFVKEGKVDYALTLFKKMQTLGFVPEISLYAVLIEGLCKREELTKALQLYSQLSKMGIHPDVNLLKALVSSLSDEKEMMSLLKEAKDYLNKTSMTTLCNAAFITLVKSGSIDKAYHLIRSIMKDYDHVPLDASSFEIVIDGLIRKGNLDVALDLFNEMDQIECKRSLLLYNNMIDALSNEKKVEKCHELLKEMKDSGFPPSQFTHNSIFGYYCKVADVAGAIDMLHEMHTHGHQPWIKHYTLLVKQLSRISKVAEASNFLTIMVDKGFLPDMIVYSAVIDGWLKIGEVDYALKMFKGISGNKHCPDVVTYNTIINGLCKAKKVSEANDIYQEMIQKCLIPSVVTYNLLIDAYFKNGDIDQAIGFFKMMSQKGRNPNVVTYTCLIDGLCNVGRSDEALVIWNEMCSCTSPNKIAYMALVNGLCKCRKPDEGLIYFEEMKEKDMNVDSYVYVALIEAFVSVSNAAMGVCVLRKMIGDERVPDLFDKNCGILREVVVKLLDDELVCEEIRRLIEDGSVPIHLVQT